One Pseudomonas fluorescens genomic region harbors:
- the gcbA gene encoding diguanylate cyclase GcbA, translating to MTEPEDPSRERLKHHFAQRVIHQARQILEIWQRLQRSEWSTVDLAELSEANLRLLRFAERFEQPEHTQLAHHISQSLQAVDANRGRLSSGLITDLNRLMQRLSRTGLRHGDQLEQTFLPPLRKPIYVMLQDHDRAERLAKQLEFFGLSAQALDSVAAFRSSMVERLPAAIVMDVDFSGPGIGLKLAAEAQVGLDEPLPLLFFSLHETDTPTRLAAVRAGGQEFLTGTLEASSLLEKIEVLTCVAQYEPYKVLIIDDSRAQALHTERLLNSAGIVTRTLIEPIQAMAELADFQPDLIILDMYMPACTGTELAKVIRHNDRYVSVPIIYLSAEDDLDKQLDAMSEGGDDFLTKPIKPRHLITTVRNRAARARNLKARMVRDSLTGLYNHTHILQLLEDCSFRARRESKPLSFAMLDIDHFKRVNDSHGHPMGDRVIKSLALFLKQRLRKTDFIGRYGGEEFAIVMPDTDIEAAYQVLDEIRQRFAEIHYPAQPQDLWCTFSAGVVEMHDDCDSLMMASQADEALYRAKGAGRNRVQAARESKQSATFSSKSTDSVMIL from the coding sequence ATGACCGAGCCAGAAGACCCCAGCCGTGAGCGTCTCAAGCACCACTTTGCCCAGCGGGTAATTCATCAGGCACGTCAGATTCTTGAGATATGGCAGCGCCTGCAACGCAGTGAGTGGTCCACCGTCGATCTCGCCGAACTGAGTGAGGCGAATCTGCGCCTGCTGCGTTTTGCCGAGCGTTTCGAACAGCCGGAACACACGCAATTGGCGCATCACATCAGCCAGTCGCTGCAAGCGGTGGACGCCAATCGCGGGCGCCTCAGCAGCGGCCTGATCACTGATCTCAATCGCTTGATGCAGCGTTTGTCGCGCACCGGCCTGCGCCATGGCGATCAGCTCGAACAAACGTTCCTGCCGCCGCTGCGCAAACCTATCTATGTGATGTTGCAGGATCACGACCGCGCCGAGCGGCTGGCCAAACAACTGGAATTCTTCGGCTTGAGCGCCCAGGCGCTTGACAGCGTCGCAGCCTTTCGTTCGTCGATGGTCGAACGCTTGCCCGCGGCGATCGTGATGGATGTGGATTTCAGCGGCCCCGGCATCGGTCTGAAACTCGCCGCCGAAGCCCAGGTCGGCCTGGACGAGCCGTTACCGCTGCTGTTCTTCAGCCTGCACGAAACCGACACGCCGACGCGTCTCGCTGCGGTGCGCGCCGGTGGCCAGGAATTTCTCACCGGCACCCTCGAAGCGTCGAGCCTGCTGGAGAAAATCGAAGTCCTCACGTGCGTTGCTCAGTACGAACCTTACAAAGTGCTGATCATCGACGACTCGCGTGCGCAGGCCCTGCACACCGAGCGCCTGCTCAATAGCGCCGGGATCGTCACGCGCACGCTGATCGAACCGATTCAGGCAATGGCCGAATTGGCGGATTTCCAGCCGGACCTGATCATCCTCGACATGTACATGCCGGCCTGCACCGGCACCGAATTGGCCAAAGTGATTCGGCATAACGACCGCTACGTCAGCGTGCCGATCATTTATCTGTCAGCCGAAGACGATCTGGACAAGCAGCTTGACGCCATGAGCGAGGGCGGTGATGACTTCCTGACCAAGCCGATCAAACCGCGGCATCTGATCACCACCGTGCGCAACCGCGCCGCCCGCGCGCGCAATCTGAAAGCGCGGATGGTCCGCGACAGCCTCACCGGTCTGTACAACCACACGCACATTCTGCAACTGCTCGAAGACTGCTCCTTCCGCGCCCGCCGCGAGAGCAAGCCGCTGAGCTTTGCCATGCTCGACATCGACCACTTCAAACGGGTCAACGACAGTCATGGCCACCCGATGGGCGATCGGGTGATCAAGAGCCTGGCGCTGTTCCTCAAGCAGCGTTTGCGCAAGACCGACTTCATCGGCCGATACGGCGGCGAAGAGTTCGCGATTGTCATGCCCGACACCGATATCGAAGCGGCGTATCAGGTTCTCGACGAGATCCGTCAGCGCTTTGCCGAGATTCATTATCCGGCGCAGCCGCAGGACTTGTGGTGCACTTTCAGCGCCGGCGTCGTAGAGATGCACGACGACTGCGACAGCCTGATGATGGCCAGCCAAGCGGATGAGGCGCTTTACCGTGCCAAGGGTGCGGGACGCAATCGAGTGCAGGCCGCGCGCGAATCAAAGCAAAGTGCCACTTTTTCATCGAAATCCACTGATTCGGTCATGATCCTGTAA
- a CDS encoding DUF2515 family protein, whose translation MSQCFNEHASDSQRLNHAITPIDECACSDEVLYGERMRVTQVPVLTCQCLWRTYQSQAEEIVAPKGVFITDPVKRNRAINAAYARLWQHDKRFQWAGLAAFASKQVGCGLLHAAESIERIRGEYEARQRVRAGRSESGLLTPEKMPEQADDLREYQLAQARNPVSAMDVRVPGEKLSVVEQQFRHVYEMMAMGNTTLFLDVYPLHQFYALRGLGELKKCLEERQNIYGHVKFSVLWPVGQKQLRFGLRFPEVLKAFEAVERGNIAESVEHLARHEQRNILQPTIYEDGHLVTLLRGNHLSYVTGFPSGVAQAIELTLTSQCRGVDDGRTISFSNHPFADLSDVDQRMEFVLRAAARFDQMLNDENKDSLAQSIGEIAAMEGT comes from the coding sequence ATGAGCCAATGTTTCAACGAACACGCCAGTGATAGCCAGCGCCTGAATCATGCCATCACGCCGATTGACGAGTGTGCTTGCAGCGACGAGGTGCTGTATGGCGAGCGGATGCGGGTGACGCAAGTGCCGGTGCTGACCTGCCAATGCCTTTGGCGCACCTATCAGAGTCAGGCCGAGGAAATCGTTGCGCCCAAGGGCGTCTTTATCACCGATCCGGTCAAACGCAACCGAGCGATCAACGCGGCTTATGCCCGGCTCTGGCAGCACGACAAGCGGTTTCAGTGGGCCGGTCTGGCAGCATTCGCGTCCAAGCAGGTGGGCTGCGGATTGCTGCATGCGGCTGAAAGTATCGAACGCATCCGCGGGGAATACGAAGCGCGGCAGCGAGTGCGTGCCGGGCGCAGTGAGTCGGGGTTGCTCACACCGGAGAAGATGCCGGAACAGGCCGATGACTTGCGGGAATATCAACTGGCCCAGGCGCGCAATCCGGTGTCCGCCATGGACGTTCGGGTACCGGGCGAAAAGCTGTCGGTGGTGGAGCAACAGTTCCGGCATGTTTACGAAATGATGGCGATGGGCAATACCACGCTGTTTCTGGATGTGTACCCGTTGCATCAGTTTTATGCGTTGCGGGGGTTGGGGGAGTTGAAGAAGTGTCTTGAGGAACGGCAGAACATCTATGGGCACGTGAAGTTTTCAGTGCTTTGGCCGGTGGGGCAGAAACAACTTCGCTTCGGTTTGAGGTTTCCAGAAGTCCTAAAAGCTTTTGAGGCCGTAGAAAGAGGGAATATCGCGGAAAGCGTTGAACATCTGGCGCGACACGAACAGCGAAACATCCTCCAGCCCACTATTTACGAAGACGGCCATCTGGTGACTTTGTTACGTGGCAATCATCTTTCCTACGTAACAGGTTTTCCTTCCGGCGTTGCACAGGCCATCGAGCTGACGCTGACCAGTCAATGCCGGGGCGTTGACGATGGCCGTACGATCAGCTTCAGCAATCATCCGTTTGCAGATTTGTCCGATGTTGATCAGCGAATGGAGTTCGTGCTTCGGGCAGCTGCTCGTTTTGACCAAATGCTCAATGACGAAAATAAAGATTCATTGGCGCAATCCATAGGTGAGATCGCTGCAATGGAGGGCACTTGA
- a CDS encoding DUF2515 family protein, with protein MSQCFNEHASDTQRLNHAITPIDECACSEELLYGERVRVTQVPVLTCAGLWRIYQREAENIVAPAGVLIADPVERNQAINAAYARLWLQDSRFQWAGLAAFASKQVGCGLLHASTSVDLIGQQREARSRLRDIRREAGLLTSGRREEQAKALDDYKAASASNPASGLDLHLGGDELTVIQRQFRHVHEMMALGNTTLFLDIFPLHAFYANRGLKEFSTCLKARGGIYGHPGFPVLWPVGQEQLKFGQYFEVLLRAFQAIEAGDIARSVKLLAEHEQRHILQPSIYEDMRLIALLRSNHASFVTGFPSGAAQAIELTLANQCRSLEDGRTIGFDDNPFANLADVEQRMEFVLRAAERFDDLLNGVHSSALEQSIRDIASGTAAQ; from the coding sequence ATGAGCCAATGTTTCAACGAACACGCCAGTGATACCCAGCGCCTGAATCATGCCATCACGCCGATTGATGAGTGTGCTTGCAGCGAAGAGTTGCTGTACGGCGAGCGGGTGCGGGTGACGCAAGTGCCGGTGCTGACGTGCGCTGGTCTCTGGCGTATCTATCAGCGTGAAGCCGAAAATATCGTTGCGCCGGCCGGCGTTCTGATTGCCGATCCTGTGGAGCGTAACCAGGCAATCAATGCGGCCTATGCCCGGTTGTGGTTGCAGGATTCTCGTTTTCAATGGGCAGGCCTGGCGGCGTTTGCCTCGAAGCAGGTCGGCTGTGGATTGCTGCATGCTTCAACCAGTGTCGATCTGATTGGTCAGCAGCGAGAAGCCAGATCCCGCTTGCGTGACATTCGTCGAGAGGCTGGATTGCTGACGTCGGGGCGGCGTGAAGAACAGGCGAAAGCATTGGATGATTACAAGGCAGCGAGTGCGAGTAATCCGGCCTCCGGATTGGATCTGCACCTGGGCGGCGATGAGTTGACGGTCATACAGCGGCAGTTTCGCCACGTGCATGAAATGATGGCTTTGGGGAATACCACGCTGTTTTTGGATATCTTTCCGCTTCATGCGTTTTACGCCAATCGGGGTCTGAAAGAATTCAGTACTTGCCTAAAGGCAAGGGGGGGGATTTACGGCCATCCTGGGTTTCCAGTGCTGTGGCCCGTTGGGCAGGAGCAACTGAAGTTTGGGCAATACTTCGAGGTTTTATTGCGGGCATTTCAAGCTATAGAAGCGGGGGATATTGCGCGAAGTGTGAAGCTTCTAGCGGAACATGAGCAGCGTCACATACTTCAACCGAGCATTTATGAAGATATGCGCCTTATCGCTTTGCTTCGAAGCAATCACGCGTCCTTCGTCACAGGTTTTCCCTCCGGAGCTGCCCAGGCCATCGAGCTCACGTTGGCCAATCAGTGCCGTTCGCTTGAAGACGGACGCACTATCGGTTTTGACGACAATCCATTCGCCAACCTCGCTGACGTCGAACAGCGTATGGAGTTTGTGCTTCGGGCTGCGGAGCGTTTCGATGATTTGCTAAATGGCGTTCATAGTTCCGCTCTTGAACAGTCAATAAGAGATATTGCGTCCGGAACGGCGGCCCAATGA
- a CDS encoding Hcp family type VI secretion system effector: MPIPAFMTIHGSRQGLISAGAFTEASVGNSYQTGREDQIMVQAFSHGLFVPKGQGAGRRMHKPLIITKTLDKASPLINTALCSGELLSQCRLEWYRTSAQGVQEHFYTIELEDALIVGAEMLMPHCLDARTSHLTQLEKVHFSYRRIYWRHEISRTMGSDDWQGEGQG; encoded by the coding sequence ATGCCCATCCCAGCCTTCATGACCATACACGGCAGCCGTCAAGGCCTGATCAGTGCCGGCGCGTTCACCGAGGCTTCGGTGGGTAACAGTTATCAGACGGGGCGTGAAGACCAGATCATGGTGCAGGCATTCAGCCACGGGCTTTTTGTGCCGAAGGGGCAGGGGGCGGGGCGCAGGATGCACAAGCCGCTGATCATCACCAAAACCCTCGACAAGGCCTCGCCGCTGATCAATACCGCGTTGTGTTCCGGTGAGCTGCTGAGTCAGTGCCGTCTGGAGTGGTATCGCACGTCGGCGCAAGGGGTGCAGGAGCACTTCTACACAATTGAGCTGGAGGATGCATTGATCGTCGGGGCCGAGATGTTGATGCCGCATTGTCTCGATGCCAGGACGTCGCACCTGACGCAACTGGAGAAGGTCCACTTCAGCTATCGGCGCATCTATTGGCGCCACGAAATCAGCCGAACCATGGGCTCCGACGACTGGCAAGGCGAGGGCCAGGGATGA
- a CDS encoding DUF2333 family protein, whose amino-acid sequence MLDWKNRAGSAPERAAEPKSATRSYVGGLLFSRALATLLGIYLLVTGALGWYWSQEPALFPVAQNAQVAAEKEGKQMVVGYTTVETLKSVAGTLLDKPGGYISNDRFPPGLWMDNTPSWEYGVLVQVRDLTRALRKDFARSQSQSAEDADLAKAEPRFNFDNKSWVLPSSESEYQEGINSLSRYQARLSDPTQKNALFYARADNLNNWLGDVGTRLGSLSQRLSASVGRVKLNTALKTEVPAIGEVPQVDEEVVETPWMQIDNVFYEARGQAWALSHLLRAIEVDFADVLAKKNATVSVRQIIRELEASQEPVWSPMILNGSGFGVLANHSLVMANYISRANAAVIDLRQLLNQG is encoded by the coding sequence ATGCTGGACTGGAAAAACCGCGCGGGCAGCGCGCCTGAACGTGCCGCCGAGCCCAAGTCGGCCACCCGCAGCTATGTCGGCGGGCTGCTGTTCAGCCGTGCGCTGGCTACGCTGCTTGGCATTTATCTGCTCGTGACCGGCGCTCTCGGCTGGTACTGGAGTCAGGAGCCGGCGCTGTTTCCGGTGGCGCAAAACGCGCAGGTCGCGGCCGAGAAGGAAGGCAAGCAAATGGTGGTCGGCTACACCACCGTCGAAACCCTGAAATCGGTTGCCGGTACGCTGCTCGACAAGCCGGGCGGTTACATTTCCAACGACCGTTTTCCGCCTGGCCTGTGGATGGACAACACGCCAAGCTGGGAATACGGCGTGCTGGTTCAGGTTCGCGATCTGACGCGTGCCTTGCGCAAAGACTTTGCCCGTTCGCAATCGCAGTCGGCGGAAGATGCCGATCTCGCGAAAGCCGAACCGCGTTTCAACTTCGACAACAAGAGCTGGGTCCTCCCGTCCAGTGAGTCGGAGTATCAGGAAGGCATCAACTCTCTGAGCCGCTATCAGGCTCGCCTGTCGGACCCGACTCAGAAAAACGCGCTGTTTTATGCGCGCGCCGACAACCTGAACAACTGGCTCGGCGATGTCGGCACCCGTCTCGGTTCGCTGTCGCAGCGGCTGTCGGCCAGTGTCGGCCGGGTCAAACTCAACACCGCGCTGAAAACCGAAGTCCCCGCTATTGGCGAAGTGCCGCAGGTTGACGAAGAAGTCGTGGAAACCCCATGGATGCAAATCGACAACGTGTTCTACGAAGCGCGCGGTCAGGCGTGGGCGCTCTCGCATTTGCTGCGCGCAATTGAAGTCGACTTCGCCGATGTCCTGGCGAAGAAGAACGCCACGGTCAGCGTGCGTCAGATCATCCGTGAGCTGGAGGCTTCGCAGGAGCCGGTGTGGAGCCCGATGATTCTCAACGGCAGCGGTTTTGGCGTTTTGGCTAACCATTCATTGGTCATGGCCAATTACATTTCCCGGGCCAACGCTGCAGTGATCGATTTGCGTCAATTGCTCAATCAGGGCTGA
- a CDS encoding NUDIX hydrolase produces the protein MSENAREAAHRAASDAEQIAWVDEQDNLLGALVRADLRERGLIGRGTYIMLFNSAGELCVHRRTLSKAIYPGYWDVAAGGMVQADETYAESAARELEEELGVSGVELTAHDHFYFEDTGNRLWCSAFSAVWDGPLILQPEEVLEARFIPVEQVMREIQQKPYCPDSLAALKRYLKAQQSDVANNT, from the coding sequence ATGAGTGAGAACGCCAGAGAAGCGGCGCATCGCGCCGCTTCGGACGCCGAACAGATCGCCTGGGTCGACGAGCAGGACAACCTGCTCGGTGCTCTGGTGCGCGCCGACTTGCGCGAGCGCGGGCTGATCGGGCGCGGCACTTACATCATGTTGTTCAATTCCGCCGGTGAGCTTTGCGTGCATCGGCGCACCTTGAGCAAGGCGATCTATCCCGGTTATTGGGACGTGGCGGCAGGCGGCATGGTGCAGGCGGATGAGACATACGCTGAATCGGCTGCCCGCGAGCTGGAAGAGGAATTGGGTGTCAGCGGCGTCGAGTTGACCGCCCACGACCATTTCTACTTCGAGGACACCGGCAATCGCCTTTGGTGTTCCGCGTTTTCCGCCGTGTGGGACGGGCCGTTGATTCTGCAACCGGAAGAGGTTCTTGAAGCGCGGTTCATTCCGGTTGAACAGGTCATGCGCGAAATCCAGCAGAAGCCTTATTGCCCGGACTCTCTGGCGGCACTGAAGCGTTATCTAAAGGCGCAGCAAAGCGACGTCGCAAACAACACATAA
- a CDS encoding translation initiation factor Sui1, with the protein MAKKAASFAALGGLVFSTDAGRHCPECSKPVDACICKQTVIPAGDGIARVRRESKGRGGKTVTTITGVPLAEDALKELATTLKKRCGTGGALKDGIIEIQGDHVELLLAELVKHGFKAKKSGG; encoded by the coding sequence GTGGCCAAAAAAGCCGCATCCTTCGCCGCCCTGGGCGGCCTGGTATTTTCCACCGACGCAGGTCGTCATTGCCCGGAATGCAGTAAGCCGGTGGACGCCTGTATCTGCAAACAAACCGTGATCCCGGCCGGCGACGGCATTGCCCGCGTGCGTCGCGAAAGCAAGGGCCGCGGCGGCAAGACGGTGACCACCATCACCGGCGTGCCGCTGGCCGAAGACGCGCTCAAAGAGTTGGCGACGACGTTGAAAAAACGTTGTGGCACCGGCGGGGCGTTGAAGGACGGCATCATCGAAATCCAGGGCGATCACGTCGAGCTACTCTTGGCTGAGCTGGTCAAGCACGGTTTCAAAGCGAAGAAGTCCGGCGGCTAG
- the speA gene encoding arginine decarboxylase — protein MSVRRTRKDDGSQWTVADSRSVYGIRHWGAGYFAINEAGRVEVRPNGPSSSPIDLFEQVDQLRKSGLSLPLLVRFPDILQDRVRQLTGAFDANIERLEYQSKYTALYPIKVNQQEAVIENIIATQNVSIGLEAGSKPELLAVLALAPKGGTIVCNGYKDREFIRLALMGQKLGHNVFIVIEKESEVALVIEEAASLKVKPQVGLRVRLSSLASSKWADTGGEKSKFGLSAAQLLSVVERFRGAGLDQGIRLLHFHMGSQIANLADYQHGFKEAIRYYGELRNLGLPVDHIDVGGGLGVDYDGTHSRNASSINYDMDDYAGVVVGMLKEFCDAQSLPHPHIFSESGRSLTAHHAMLVVQVTDVEKHNDEIPLIENKENLPETVQWLVDLLGPTDIEMVTETYWRATHYMSDVAAQYADGKLTLAEKALAEQCYFAVCRRLHNSLKARQRSHRQVLDELNDKLADKYICNFSVFQSLPDTWAIDQVLPIIPLHRLDEEPLRRAVLQDLTCDSDGKINQYVDEQSIETSLPVHGLNEGEDYLLGVFLVGAYQEILGDMHNLFGDTDSVNIYQNADGSVYHAGIETHDTIEDMLRYVHLSPEELMTHYRDKCASARISASERTQFLDALRLGLTRSSYLSS, from the coding sequence ATGTCCGTACGACGCACACGTAAAGACGATGGCAGCCAATGGACAGTTGCGGACAGCCGCAGCGTTTACGGGATTCGCCATTGGGGGGCCGGGTATTTCGCGATCAATGAAGCCGGTCGCGTCGAAGTTCGTCCGAACGGCCCGAGCAGCTCGCCCATCGACCTGTTCGAGCAAGTCGACCAACTGCGCAAAAGCGGTTTGTCCTTGCCGTTGTTGGTGCGCTTCCCCGACATCCTGCAGGATCGTGTTCGCCAGTTGACCGGCGCCTTCGATGCGAACATCGAGCGCCTGGAATACCAGAGCAAATACACCGCGCTGTACCCGATCAAGGTGAACCAGCAAGAAGCGGTGATCGAGAACATCATCGCCACTCAAAACGTTTCCATCGGTCTGGAAGCCGGTTCCAAGCCCGAGCTGCTGGCCGTGCTTGCGCTCGCGCCGAAGGGCGGCACCATCGTTTGCAACGGCTACAAGGATCGCGAGTTCATTCGTCTGGCCCTGATGGGACAGAAGCTTGGCCACAACGTGTTCATCGTCATCGAGAAAGAGTCCGAAGTCGCTCTGGTGATCGAGGAAGCCGCCTCGCTCAAGGTCAAGCCACAGGTGGGTCTGCGCGTGCGTCTGTCGTCGCTGGCCTCGTCGAAGTGGGCGGACACCGGTGGTGAGAAGTCCAAATTCGGCCTGTCTGCGGCGCAGTTGCTGTCGGTGGTCGAGCGCTTCCGTGGCGCCGGCCTGGATCAGGGCATCCGTCTGCTGCACTTCCACATGGGCTCGCAGATCGCCAACCTCGCCGACTACCAGCACGGCTTCAAGGAAGCGATCCGTTATTACGGCGAGTTGCGCAACCTCGGCTTGCCGGTTGATCACATCGACGTGGGCGGTGGCCTGGGTGTCGACTACGACGGTACGCACTCGCGCAACGCCAGTTCGATCAACTACGACATGGACGATTACGCCGGTGTCGTGGTCGGCATGCTCAAGGAATTCTGCGATGCGCAGAGCCTGCCGCATCCGCACATTTTCTCCGAAAGCGGCCGCTCGCTGACCGCCCACCACGCGATGCTGGTGGTGCAGGTCACTGACGTCGAGAAACACAACGACGAAATCCCGCTGATCGAAAACAAGGAAAACCTGCCGGAAACCGTGCAGTGGCTGGTGGATCTGCTTGGGCCGACCGACATCGAAATGGTCACCGAAACCTACTGGCGCGCCACGCACTACATGAGCGATGTGGCTGCACAGTACGCTGACGGCAAACTGACCCTGGCGGAAAAAGCCCTGGCCGAGCAGTGCTACTTCGCCGTCTGCCGTCGCTTGCACAACTCGCTGAAAGCGCGGCAGCGTTCGCACCGCCAAGTGCTCGACGAGCTCAACGACAAGCTGGCCGACAAGTACATCTGCAATTTCTCGGTGTTCCAGAGCCTGCCGGACACCTGGGCGATCGACCAGGTACTGCCGATCATTCCGCTGCACCGTCTCGACGAGGAGCCGTTGCGCCGTGCAGTGCTGCAGGATCTGACCTGCGACTCCGATGGCAAGATCAACCAGTACGTCGACGAGCAGAGCATCGAAACCAGCCTGCCGGTACACGGTTTGAATGAAGGCGAAGATTATCTGCTTGGCGTGTTCCTGGTCGGCGCCTACCAGGAAATCCTCGGCGACATGCACAACCTGTTCGGTGACACCGACTCGGTGAACATCTACCAGAACGCCGATGGCAGCGTCTACCACGCCGGCATCGAGACCCACGACACCATCGAAGACATGTTGCGTTACGTGCATTTGTCGCCGGAAGAGCTGATGACCCACTACCGCGACAAGTGCGCCAGTGCCCGCATCAGTGCCAGCGAGCGCACGCAGTTCCTCGATGCATTGCGTCTGGGGCTGACCCGTTCTTCTTACCTGTCTTCCTGA
- a CDS encoding type VI secretion system Vgr family protein, translating into MFDPTNESSFRLDVAGLSAPFEVLAFTGNEALSEPFAFEIDVLVEDAHLDLASLLHRSAFLCFGAAHEGVHGQLQSLLQHEHGSSSRLCRVQLGPKLSCLALRFSQRIFSGKSVVQMLDQVLKEHGITGAQRRFDCCAKYSPGTFCTQYCESDLQFLQRLCAQARLHYYFEHRRDGHCLVFGDDPAGLPTTAVARFAVAGEEAVPAVRQWQLQDKVQHVPATAPLRTAQGQTHLAGLRSGQWLPLTGHPLAECNRRWLLTRVEHHADQLMEPVYSNQIFALEQASALAPTAASSRRRMHSLQRAWVVEVDEPRPDHSRPVAVQFDWLYQGEGAAPSHCWLPLAPSLQQAPSAILGEGVEVVVSFLEGDPDQPIISGILQNPVASVDHEDQPPSPVLPMSLSDSTLRLLQSAEPLLLLCLIPGGGSFNHCAHSVCTCRLVATLEQSGGQ; encoded by the coding sequence ATGTTCGATCCCACCAACGAGTCGTCGTTTCGTCTCGATGTAGCGGGTCTGTCCGCTCCCTTCGAAGTCCTGGCCTTTACCGGTAACGAGGCCCTCAGCGAGCCCTTCGCGTTTGAAATCGATGTGTTGGTCGAAGATGCGCATCTGGACCTTGCCAGTTTGTTGCACCGATCGGCATTTCTGTGTTTTGGCGCCGCGCATGAGGGCGTGCACGGCCAGTTGCAGAGTCTGCTCCAGCACGAGCACGGCAGTAGCTCGCGGTTATGTCGGGTTCAGCTCGGGCCGAAATTGAGTTGCCTGGCGCTACGGTTCAGCCAGCGCATCTTCAGCGGTAAATCCGTGGTGCAGATGCTTGATCAAGTGCTCAAGGAACACGGAATCACAGGCGCTCAGCGCCGCTTCGACTGCTGCGCCAAATATTCCCCCGGCACGTTTTGCACTCAATACTGCGAATCGGATCTGCAGTTTCTCCAGCGCTTGTGCGCCCAGGCGCGTCTTCATTATTACTTCGAACACCGGCGCGATGGGCATTGCCTGGTATTCGGCGACGATCCTGCCGGCCTGCCGACAACCGCTGTGGCACGGTTTGCCGTTGCGGGCGAAGAGGCCGTCCCCGCTGTTCGGCAGTGGCAGTTGCAGGACAAGGTGCAGCACGTCCCGGCAACGGCGCCGCTGCGCACAGCGCAAGGCCAGACCCATCTGGCCGGGCTGCGCAGTGGTCAATGGTTGCCGCTGACCGGTCATCCTCTAGCCGAATGCAATCGTCGCTGGTTATTGACCCGGGTGGAGCATCACGCCGATCAACTCATGGAACCGGTCTACAGCAACCAGATTTTTGCCCTTGAGCAAGCGTCAGCATTGGCGCCGACGGCCGCGTCCTCGAGGCGACGCATGCACAGCCTGCAACGGGCCTGGGTGGTGGAAGTCGACGAGCCGCGCCCCGATCACTCGCGCCCGGTCGCGGTGCAATTCGATTGGCTGTATCAAGGCGAAGGTGCCGCCCCCAGCCATTGCTGGCTACCGTTGGCTCCGTCGCTGCAGCAGGCACCGAGCGCCATACTGGGCGAGGGTGTCGAAGTGGTGGTGAGTTTTCTCGAGGGTGACCCGGATCAGCCAATCATCAGTGGCATCTTGCAAAACCCTGTCGCCAGCGTCGACCACGAAGACCAGCCGCCATCGCCTGTCTTGCCAATGAGCCTGAGCGACAGCACGCTACGCCTGCTGCAATCGGCTGAGCCGTTGCTGTTGTTGTGTCTGATTCCCGGGGGCGGCAGTTTCAATCACTGTGCGCATTCGGTGTGCACCTGCCGATTGGTCGCCACCCTCGAACAGAGTGGCGGGCAATGA
- a CDS encoding DUF4123 domain-containing protein, which yields MSGARLDMDAQWLLLDRVDSPRAVQTLRQGFAGVQSFWLFDDTEFQSARELGPQLISLQGCPALNSLCQRDPQTWRGLLLHSSRPGEELLAHLRRMLTVSLGLSHRALLGFYNRQTASYFFDACDARELSRWLGPVQHVTWFGGTWADRAVGSEGWQQLHNPGLAVARLGVEESLSPRQRERLQTCLLEQHAYRWSQSMGVAYPQLWSHAQQGLMLGFTDRSVLDEWLWLRLQHPRKVLPLLPEGLPQQDRLDDLRSQWQNDHP from the coding sequence ATGAGTGGCGCAAGGCTCGATATGGATGCGCAGTGGTTATTACTTGACCGGGTGGATAGCCCGAGGGCGGTGCAGACGCTGCGTCAGGGGTTTGCCGGTGTGCAAAGCTTCTGGCTGTTTGACGACACCGAATTTCAGTCGGCGCGTGAGCTCGGGCCGCAATTGATCAGTTTGCAAGGTTGCCCGGCCTTGAATTCGCTATGTCAGCGCGATCCGCAGACCTGGCGCGGCTTGTTGCTGCACAGCTCAAGGCCCGGCGAAGAACTGCTTGCGCATTTGCGCCGGATGCTCACGGTTTCCCTGGGCCTCAGTCACCGCGCGCTGCTGGGTTTCTACAACCGTCAGACCGCCAGCTACTTTTTCGATGCCTGTGATGCCCGCGAATTGAGCCGTTGGCTCGGGCCTGTCCAGCACGTGACCTGGTTCGGGGGCACCTGGGCGGACCGCGCAGTTGGCAGTGAAGGCTGGCAGCAACTGCACAATCCAGGCTTGGCAGTCGCGCGCCTCGGCGTTGAGGAATCACTCAGCCCGCGCCAGCGCGAACGCCTGCAAACCTGTTTGCTGGAACAACATGCCTACCGCTGGAGTCAATCGATGGGTGTCGCTTATCCACAGTTATGGAGCCATGCCCAACAGGGGCTGATGCTGGGATTCACTGATCGCAGCGTACTCGATGAATGGCTATGGCTACGCTTGCAACACCCGCGAAAGGTTCTGCCGCTGCTGCCGGAAGGGCTGCCGCAGCAGGACCGACTCGACGACCTGCGCAGCCAATGGCAGAACGACCACCCCTGA